CGGGCATCGGGCACTCGACGCCGTCGGTGATGCCGTCCCCGTCGCTGTCGAGGTCACGCCAGTCGGCGGGGCCCTCTCCGTCGCGGTTCGGGAGCGGCGCGATGGCGCCGATGACGCCCCCGCAGTCCGCCGCGTCCACGCAGTCGACGTCGAACGCGTCGTCGATGCCGTCGCCGTCCGTGTCCGCGCCCACCGGGGTGATGTCCGGCGTGCCGTCCGCGTCGGCGTCGGTGCCCTCGGTCGCGTCGACGATGCCGTCGCCGTCCGCGTCGAGGTCCTGGTAGTCCGGCGTCATGTCGCCGTCGGTGTCCGGGGTGGGCAGGGCGCCCGCGCCGGTGAGCGCGTCCGCGATGCCGTCGCCGTCGCCGTCGGTCGCGCCGTCCGGCACGCCGTCGCCGTCCACATCGGTCCCGCCCGCCTCGAGGGTGTCGCTCAGGCCGTCGCCGTCCGCGTCGCGGTCGAGGAAGTCGGGGCTCGCGTCGCCGTCGGAGCTCGGCAGGGGCAGGGGCGCCGCGAGGTAGGGGTCGTGCAGCCCGTCGCCGTCCGCGTCGACGTACGCGTCCGCGCGCCCGTCGCCGTCCATGTCCACGCCGCCGCCCTCGACCAGATCGGCGATTCCGTCGCCGTCCGCGTCGAGGTCGAGGTGGTTCGCGATGCCGTCGCCGTCGAAGTCGATCGACATCGGCAGCTCGTCGCACACCCCGTCGCCGCCCGCGTCGGTGCACATCACGAGGGCCGCGTCCTCGTAGTCGAGGATGCCGTTGCCGTTGCTGTCACCGAGGAGCGCGGGGTCGATCTCCTCCGCGTCCGGGATACCGTCGTTGTCGTCGTCGTCGTCCCGCTCGTCGGGCACGAGGTCGCCGTCGGTGTCGATGGACTCGCAGGTGTTCATCGCGCCGCAGATCTCGGTGCCCGCGCACTCGGCCGCGGTGAGGCACTCCGCGCACATGCGGGTCGAGACATCACAGACGGGGGTGGCCGGCGTGCCGGCGCAGTCGGTGTCGTCGGTGCAGCCGGGGACGCAGCTCCCGCTCGGGTCGCAGACGGTGCCGACGCCGCAGTGGTCGTCGATGGCGCACTCGAAGCAGCCGGGCGCGCCGGCCATGGTGGTGCCGCAGACGGGCGTCGCCGCGCTGCAGCCGTTGTCGACCCCGGTCCCCGTCGCGTCGTCCTCGCAGGCCACGCACACGTGGGTGGGCGCGCCCGAGGTGTCGCAGACGGGGGCCGCCGCGCCGCAGCCGAGGTCGGTCCCGCCGCTCGTGTCGTCCTCGCAGGACGCGCAGAAGGCGCTCGTGCCGCTGCCGATGCAGTAGGGCGACGCCATCATGCAGCCGAGGTCGGTGCCCATGCCGGCCATGGTGTCGACGCAGCGCGCGCAGCTCGAGGGCGCGCCGGTGCACACGAAGCCCGGCTCGGTCATGCAGCTCGCGCTGCAGCCGTCGCCCCCGGTCGTGTTGGCGTCGTCGCAGGTCTCGGGCGCGATGATCGCCCCGTCGCCGCAGACCGGGCTGCACATCGAAGGCGCGCCCATGCAGCCGTAGCCGGGCTCGACCGTGCAGGTCGCGCTGCAGCCGTCACCGGGCAGGATCCCGCCGTCGTCGCAGCCCTCGGCGCCGACCACGAGGCCGTCGCCGCAGATCTCGCCGCACGCCGAAGGCGATCCCGCGCAGGAGTAGCCGGGCTCCACGCCGCACGTGGCGCTGCAGCCGTCGCCGCCCGTCGTGTTCGAGTCGTCACAGCCCTCGCTCATGGTCACGACGCCGTCGCCGCAGACCTCCATGCAGCTCGAGGGCGAGCCCATGCAGGAGTAGCCGCTCTCCACGGTGCAGCCCATGCCGCAGCCGTCGCCGGGCATCGTGTTCCCGTCATCGCAGCCCTCGCCCATGGTCACGACGCCGTCGCCGCAGACCTCCGAGCACATCGAGGGCATGCCGGAGCAGGCGTAGCCGGTCTCGACCGCGCAGCTCGCGTCGCAGCCGTCGCCGGGCATCGTGTTCCCGTCGTCGCAGCCCTCGCCCATCAGGACCATGCCGTCGCCACAGATGGGGGCGCACATGGAAGGCGAGCCCATGCAGGCGTAGCCGGTCTCGATCGCGCAGCTCGAATCGCAGCCGTCGCCGGGCATGGTGTTCCCGTCGTCGCAGCTCTCGGTGCCCTCGATCACCGAGTCGCCGCAGGTCGACGGGGTGGTGCAGGCGCTCGCGGTGGCGACCTCGACCGCGTCGAGGGTGTAGGCGTAGCTGAAGGTGACCGAGCCGCCGCCCGGGATCGTCTTGCGGACCGCGAGGCTGACCGCCTCGTCGGCGAAGCGCGTCGCGCCCGTGGCGCAGAGGAAGCCCGGACCGGTGCAGTCCCAGATGGCGTTGCCGCTGCGGTTCGAGAAGCCGCCCGTGCTCACGCGCGCGTCGGGGTCGTTGGAGATCAGGGCCAGGTACGAGTCCGGGCCAGTGGTGGTCGCCGACACGTGGGCGATCGAGGTCGCGGAGCCGTCCCCCTGGCTGACGATGGTGTTCTGCGTGTCGTAGTCGCCCGTGACCGGCTGCATGTTGTCGGGGTCGACGTTGCGGAAGTACGTGACGGTGCGCGGCAGGACGTTGGTGTTGGTCAGAGTGACCTCGACCAGGATGAAGAGACCCTCGTTGAGCACCGAGTACGTGTGGTCGACGTCGATGCCGGCGCGGGTGCCGGACCAGAAGACCGCGCCGCCGCCGCGCTGGCCGCAGACGAGAGGCCGACACTCGGCGCGCGTCCCGGTGAAGCCCCCGGGGATCCCGTTCTCGCTCATCAATGTGCTGTTGAAGTAGCTCGTCCCCCCCACGCTCATGCCGAAGCCCTCTTCGGGGGTCCCGGGCACGAAGAAGTCGCCCTTGTAGCTCATCCAGTCGGTGCGGTCGGGGTCGGCGACGAAGCCGAGCCGCCCTCCGGGCGCCCTGGCGTGCCAGCCCGCGGGCGGGACGGTGCTGGCCCCGAAGGAAGCCGCGGCCGCGGTCCCCACCTCGAGGAGCCTCGAGCGAAGGAACACGTCTGTCGTGGCGTCGACCACTTCGCAGTAGGCATCGCACCCTGCGCCGTCGACGCTGAGACCCATCGAGGTCGTCGGGCACACGTCCCGGCTGTCGGGGACACCGTCGCCGTCCATGTCCTGCGCCGCGACGGGCAGGGCGAGCGAGGTGAGCAAGAAGAAGACGCCGAGCGTCAGGCCTCCGCGCAGCGGGGACAATTCCATCATGGTTGCCATGATCGACGGCTGACGGAAAACCTCAACCGGCTGTGTGGCTGTGCCAGCGGAGGGCTTTCCCCGACGCGCAGGAGGTTCGATGAGGGTTTGACGGGGTGCGCGTCGTGCGCGTCGCAAGCCTTTGTAACGTGAGAGAACTCACGCTTCGACACTTTTTGGCGCTGGATGGCACCGTGCGGCACACCCTGTCGCCACTCCATACGCCCGCGCGGAGTCGGATATACTCCGCCGATGCGACTCTCGTTGATGGGACTGGTGCTCCTGGCGTCGTGCAACGCCGGCCCGGAGCCCCACCCCCCGGACGCCGGCGGAGGCTTCGACGCGCGCGTGGAGGACGCGGGCCCGGCCGAGGACGCCCAGGCGCGCGTGGACGCGGAGCCGCCGACCGAGGACACGGTCGTGGTGGCGCACACGCGAGAGGTTCGCGGGGCGTGGATCGCGACGGTGTGGAACATCAACTGGCCGAGCCGGACGGGGCTGAGCGCGGCCGCCCAGCAGGCGGAGATGGAGCGCCTCCTCGACGCGGCGCAGGCGGCGGGCCTCAACGCGATCTTCCTCCAGATCCGCGCCGAGGCGGACGCCTTCTACAACTCCCCGCACGAGCCCTGGAGCCGCTTCTTGACCGGGACCCAGGGGGTCGACCCGGGCTACGACCCGCTCGCGTTCGCCATCGAAGCCGCGCACGCGCGAGGGCTCGAGCTGCACGCCTGGCTCAACCCCTACCGCGCCCTGACCACGACCGACACCTCGGTCGCCGCCGCCGATCACGTCGTCAACGCGCGCCCCGAGGTGGTCCGACGCTACGGGCGCTACCACTGGATCGACCCGGGGAGCGAGGCGGGGCTGGCTCACACCCTCGCCGTGATCCGCGATGTGCTCGAGCGCTACGACGTCGACGGCGTCCACTTCGACGACTACTTCTATCCCTACCCCGAGTCCGGCTGGACCTTCGACGACGACGCGAGCTACGCGGCCTACACGTCGGCGGGCGGCACGCTCGCGCGGGACGACTGGCGCCGCGACAACGTGCACCGGATGGTCGCGGCCGTGCACGACCTCGTGGCCGAGCTCCGCGCGGACGTGCGCTTCGGCATCTCTCCCTTCGGCATCTACCGCCCCGGCATGCCCGAGGGCATCCGCGGGCTCGACCCCGTCGCCGCGCTCTTCGCCGACCCGATGCGCTGGATGCAGGAGGGGTGGATCGACTACGTCGCGCCGCAGCTGTACTGGCCCACCACCCGCAGCGGACAGGCTTACGACCGGCTGCTCGCGTGGTGGGCGGACCGCGCGGCCGAGCACGGGCGCACGCTGCTCATCGGCAACTACCTCGCCCAGCTCGGGAGCGACGCGGAGTGGAGCCTCGACGAGCTGCGCACCCAGGTCTCCCTGACCCAGGCCGAGCCCGACGCGCAGGGCAACATCTATTACCACATCGACCCCGTCGACGAGGACCGTATGGGCTTCGCGTCGATGCTGGCCGAGGACTTCTACGCGCGGCCCGCCGCGAGCCCTGCGCTCGTGGACGCGACGGGCACGGTGGACGCGCCGACCGTCAGCGTCTCGGGGGCCGACGTCACGGTCACCGCGAGCGGCGCGCTGCGCTCCTTCGCCGCCTACCGCGAGGTCGACGGCGCCTGGCAGCTCGAGCGCCTGGTCCCGGCGGCCACGCCTGCGTTCACGCTCTGGCGAGGGCGCTGGGCCATCAGCGCGATCGACCGCCGAGGCCTGGAGAGCCGCGGACGCGTGGTGGAGATCAGCGTCGGCGACCCGCCTACCGAGCCGCCTCCTCCCGGCGGCGCCGCCTGCACGCACAGCTTCGGCGGCCGCTACGCGCACACCGCGTGCTCGGCGAGCTACCAGTGCTGCGACGGCGCGTGGGCGATGATCGACGCGGGCTGCGGAGCCTGCCTGTGTGTGGAGACGACCGGCGAGACCGGCTGCGGCCTCTGATCAGCGCCGCCGATCTCGAGCGCGCAGCAGGAGCAGGCCCGCGAGCGCGAGGAGCGCGATGGGGGAGCGAGGGCCCCGGGGCATGACGCGGCAGCTGCAGCCCGCGTCCGCTCCCGACAGCCCGCCGTCCGCGGACGCTCCCGCGTCGCCGGAGATCGAGCCGTCGACCACCGCGCCCGCGTCGACGTCGGCGCCGCACTCGGTCGCGCCGCCCGCCGAGTCGAAGGTGAGCGAGCGCCAGCCCTTGGGCTGGTAGGGGCGGGCGAGGGTCGGGTCCTCGGCCGCGCGCGCGACGACGAGGAGGTGATGGTCCTCGCCCTCGGGGACGGCGAGGCAATGCTCGAGGCGGTCGCCGTCGGCCCGCGCGACCTCGACGCCGTCGAGGTAGGCGACGATGGACGCGACGCCGCGCGCGCCAGGGTCGGTGGCGTCGACGGTGAGGGTGACGGCGCCGTCCAGGCGTGCGCCCTCGGTGACGCCTTCCACGGTGAGCTCGGGGCGGAGGGCGTGGGGCGCGGCCACGGGGTCGCCGAGCACCAGGTTGCGCCAGTACACGAACGGGAGCTGGCCGTGGAAGGCCTCGGCCAGGGTCGCGCCGTCCACGTAGGAGACGAGGAGGTCGCGGCTGGGGAAGCAGTTGTTGAGCGGCTCCGCGACCGTGCCGTGCACGCCGGCCACGCCTCGCTCGACCCAGCGCGCGATCGAGACCTGGCTCTCGCCCGTCTCCTCGAAGTTGCGCGGGACCGCGCCGAAGCTCGTGAGGTTGTCGACCACGCTCCCCGGCAGGTAGGTGTTGCCCTCGATCGTCTCGCCGAGGGTCGCGGTGCCGGTGAAGAAGGCGGCGAGCGTGCGCCCGGTCAGGTCGGCTTCGAAGGGGACGCGCGTGGCGGTGAAGCCGCGCGCCTCGAGCTGACCGATGACTCCGTCGTACTGGATGTCGAGGGCGCCGCGCGCGGGGTCACGGCCCTCCATGAAGAGGTACTCGCCGCTCGGGGGCGCCATCGCCTCCCCTTCGAGGGCGCTGTCGAGCAGGCGCTCCGCGTCGGCGTACGAGCGCGCGTGCAGCATGGTCACGAGGATGGGCCGCCAGACCACGCCGCGGTCCTCCACCTCGAAGCCCGGCTCGAAGGCGAGCCCGCGGAGGTAGGGGTTGCGCCACGTGGCCGTCAAGCACATCGAGGCACCACAATCCGCGCTGCGCCCTGGGGGCTGGCCGAGCACGGGGGCGCCGTCGGTCATGGCGCTGTCCCAGAGCGACAGCGCGGCGGCGGTGCTCACCACCTGCTCTGCGGCACCGACGGGGATGTTCACGCGGAGCGGCACGCCGCGGATGAGGAGCGCGGCCTCGATCCGCGCCCGCACGCCGCCGGCCTCGAGACAGGCCCGGAGCGGCTCGAGGAGCGCCGCCTCGTACTCGGCGAGCGAGATCGTGTCCGCCTCGGGCAGGGACAAGAGACAGAGCTGGGCCCGGGGCACGCCGCGCTCGCGCACGTAGCGCTCGGCCAGCGCCACGCTCTCGGGCACGTCGGCGTTCGCGATCACCACGACGCTGTCCGGACCGGGGCTCGCGTGAGCGGACGCGGGCGCGAGGCAGACCAGCAAGACCGCGAGGGAGCGACGCATACCGCATCTCACCACAGCCGACACGACTCGGGAAGGCCGCCGCCCGCTCACAACCTTGCTTGACCCCTTGGCCGTTCCGTCGTTTCGGGGGCGCTCCTCATCGGAACGCTTGCCACGGCGCGGTGAGAACGTTAGCATTGCTAAACGATGTCTGGAGCCGCCAGCAAGATCGCCGACGGGCTCGTGCGCCTGAGCCGGGTGCTCCGCAAGGACGCGTGGGCCGAGGCGGGCGCGCGCGGCATCACGCCGACCCAGGGACAGATCCTGGCTCTCGTGGCTTCGGCAGCGGAGCCCCCGCGGCTCGGGGACGTGGCGCGCGCGCTGGGGATCAAGCCCGCGACCGCGAGCAAGGCGGTGGCCACCCTGCTCGAGAAGGAGCTGGTGGCGAAGCACCGCGCGGCAGACGACGCGCGCGCGCTGGCGCTGTCGCTGACCGCGGCCGGGCGCCGAGAGGCGAAGCGGGTCTCGCGCTGGCCCGACGCGGTCGCCGCGGTGGTGGGCACGCTCGACGCAGAGGAGCAGGCGGTCCTGCTGCGCACCCTCGTGAAGATCATCCGCCGCCTGCAGCTCCGAGGCGACCTCGAGGCGCGCACCTGCGCGGGCTGCGCGCACTTTCGACCTTTCGTGCACGAGGGGGCGGCGCCCCATCACTGCGCCTTCGTCGACGCCCCGCTCGGGGACGCGGACCTGCGGGTGGACTGCGCCGATCAGGCGCCCCCGCCACGCGACGTGGCGAGCGACATCGCGCGGCGCTTCCTCCGCGTGGTCGGCTGAGCGCCTCACGAGGGCGACGCGACGACGAGCGCGAGACATTTACTTAGCAGTGCATATCTACTCGCAACAGTTAGCAGTACAGAATGGAGACCCACATGAGCGACACCACGATCCCCGGCTACCGCCACGGCGACGCGACGCTGGACGCCCCCATCCCCCTGACGGACCTGGAGCGCATGAAGAAGACGGCGCTCTTCGGCGAAGAAGACGAGCGCGCGCTGCGGGCCGCGGGGGAGATCCTCGGGCCGCGCGTCGAGGCGATCCTCGACGTCTGGTATGGCTTCGTCGGCTCGCAGCCCCACCTGCTCGCGTCGTTCTCGAAGCCGAGCGGCCCTCCCGACGCGGCGTACCTAGACGCGGTGCGCAAGCGCTTCGGCCAGTGGATCCGCGACACCACGGCCGCGCGCTACGACCAGCGCTGGCTCGACTGGCAGATCGAGATCGGCCGGCGACATCACCGGATGAAGAAGAACCAGACCGACGGCGCCGACGCCTCGGCGCACATCCGCTACGTGGACCTGATCCCGCTCGTCTACCCGATCTTCGCCACGGTGCGCGCGTTCCTGGAGGAGGGCGAGTCGGACGCGGCGAAGGTCGACGCGATGCACCACGCGTGGCTGAAGGCGCTGCTCCTCACCGTCACGCTCTGGAGCCAGCCCTACGTGCGCGCGGAGGACTTCTGATGCGCGCGGGAGAGCGGGTCCCCGAGTGGGACGTGACGCGGTGGCTCAACGGAGAGGTCGGCGCGCTCGAGTCCCTGCGCGGCCGCGTGGTGGTGGTGCACGCGTTCCAGATGCTCTGCCCGGGGTGCATCTATCGCGGGCTGCCGCAGGCGATGCGGCTCGCGAAGGAGCTCGACCCGAAGCGCGCCGTGGTGCTCGGGCTGCACACCGTGTTCGAGCATCACGAGGCGATGCGCGAGGTGTCGCTCGAGGCCTTCCTCTCGGAGCTGCGGGTGCCCTTCCCCGTGGGCGTCGACCGCCACGAGGAGGGCGCGGCGCGGCCGATCACCATGCGGCGCTGGGATCTGCGCGGCACCCCGAGCACCGTGATCGTCGACGGGGAGGGACGGCTCGCCCATCAGTCGTTCGGAGCCGAGGACGATCTGGAGCTCGGGCTGCGGATCGGCGGCCTGCTCGAGCGGGCGTCGTCTTGTGATGCGCTGGGCTGCGTCGCGGAGTGATCGAGGGGCGACGCCGGGGTGAGCCTCACTCCAGCGTCGCCTCGAGCGCGGCGTGATCGCTGAGCTTGGTGCGGCGGCGGGTCTTCAGCGCGGTGGCGCGCAGGGCGCCGCTCAGCCAGACGCGGTCGAAGCGGAAGCCGCGGTCGCTCTCCTCGGGCCACCAGGTGTGCGCGGCCCGCTTGGGTCGGCCGAGCTCCTCGAAGGCGTCGCGCAGAGAGAGCGAGAGCTCCCGCGTCTCGCTCTGACGCAGGTTCGTGTCCCCCATGAAGACGGCGTCGCGCCCCTTCATCGCGGCGTCGATCTCGGCCGCCTGCGCGAGCCGCGGGCCGTGACCGCTCCGCAGGCTCTCCATGTGCGCGGTGAGCACGGTGATCTCCCGCCCGTCTTCGTGCGCGAGCTCGAGGCGGGTCAGCGCGCGCCCGAGCGGGCTGTAGTCAAACGGCGCTCGCTCGGCGTGCACGATCCGCCACGGGGCGCGCACCGCGATCATCTCCCAGTACTCGCTGATGCCCGGGCGATCCTCCGGGTAGAACGAGAAGCCTGCCGCCGCGAAGTGCTTGGCGAAGTAGCCGCGCTGCGCGACGTGCACGACCTCTTGCAGCGCGACGACGTGCGGCGGGGGCGGCACGGGCCGGCCCTCCATCGCGGCGCGGAGGTCACCGCCGATCAAGATCTCCAGGCAGATCTTCTCCATGCGCGCGCCGAGCCGGGTGGTGTTCAACCCATCGACGTTCCAGGTCAGGACGCGCAGCGGCTCGCTCATCCCGCACGGTTAGTGCGGAGCGAGCGAGCGCGCCACGGATTCCGTCGATCAGCGAGGCCGGACGACCACGCCGCCGCGCACGCGGTCCTGGCGGTCCCGGCGACGCTCACGGCGGTCGATGCGCCGGTCTTGGCGACGCTCGCGACGCTCGACGCGGTCCTCGCGGCGCTCTCGGCGCTCGATGCGACGCTCGCGGCGGTCCTGGCGACGATCACGACGCACGCGCCGCTCCCTCACCTGCGCCCGATCGTCGGGCCGGTAGGCGCGCACGGCGCCGCGCCGTCGCTCCACGCCGCGTCGTCGCTCCACGCCGCGTCGACGGACGCGCACGTCGGCCTGCGGCACGCGCCGGACGCGCACGCCCGGGCGGACCGAGTAGCGGCGGTAGCGCTGCGGGCGGTCGATGCGGACCACGCCCCGGGGCACCGCGTCCACCTGCACCCGGCTCCAGCCACCGAGGTAGCTCGAGCGGTACCAGTAGCCGTTCTCGTACCGCCAGTAGGCGTCGTTCGAGTAGAAGACCGGCTGGTCGTACTCCGCGACGGCCCAGACGCCGGGCGAGACCTGCACCATCTGCGGCTGGGGCGCCGTCGTGGTGGTGGTCGCGCTGGCGCGGTAGCTCAGCGTGCCACCGCCGCAGCCGCCGATCACGAGGAGCCCGGTCAGGAGCGCGCCCCAGCCGGCGAAGCCGAGCGCGCGGTGGAAGATCGTCTGCTCATTCATCGTCGCTCTTGCTGCGCAGACATCGTGCCGATCGGCGCCGTCGGCGCGGGGCGCACCCTCGGGCGTCGCAGATCACGACAGCCTCCGGCAGATCGTCACACCGCAAATCGATGCCGAGGCTCACGCGTCTGAGGACGCGTATGCTCTACGACGTGCGCCGCCTGCCCCCGCTCCTCGTCCTCCTCGCCGTCGCATGCGCCGGCCCGCAGAGCGCGCTTCGGTCAGGCGGCCCGCTCACGAGCGAGCCCGAGATCCCTCCCGCCCAGCAGACCACGGCCCCGCCCGCGGAGCGCCTCGCCTCGAGCCATCGCATCGACGACGCCCGCACGTGGGCGCGGCTCGCCGCGCGGCCGGAGACGGAGACCTTCGCGCACACCGAGATCGTGAAGTTCCTGATCGACCTGCAGGACGAGCGGCGGATCTGGTTCACCGACACCGAGCGCTTCGAGATCCACTACCACTTCGCGCGGGACGTGCTGCACGTCTCGGAGAGCCACGGCGACTTCAACGTGCGCGAGTACCGCCGACCGGAGCGGCGCTTCGTGATGGGCACGCTCGTGCACTACCTCGATCCCGATCTCTGGGCGCTCGAGATGGTGGCGGGCGACAACCTGGACGGCCCGCGTGTGCTGGAGGCGTTCGAGCAGGTCCGCGGGGCCGTCTACTTCGGCGACCGGCTGCGCTACCGGGCGATCAGCCCGCTGCACGAGCGCCGAACGGCGGAGCTGGGCGAGCGGCTCCCGCGGGTCAGCGCGACCGAGGTCTTCCGCGGGGTGCGCTACCAGCCGCTGACGGAGGGCGTCGCCTTCGGCACGCTGCGCTTCATCCGGGGCCCGCTCGACACGGCGGCGGTCCTGCCCACCGACATCCTCGTGCTCGAGCAGCTGCCGGACGAGATCCCCGTCGTCAGCGCGGTGATCAGCCAGGAGCTGCAGGCGCCGCTCGGGCACCTCGCGATCCTCTGCGCCACGCGGGGCACCCCGAACATGGGGCTGCGTGAGGCGCTCTCCGCGCCCGCCCTGAGCGCGCTCGAGGGCCAGCTCGTGCGGCTCGACGTGGCCGCGCAGGAGCACGCGATCCGCCCCGCGACCCGCGACGAGGCCGAGCGCTCGTGGGCGGCCCGGCGGCCGAGCCAGGCGCTGACCCCGCAGATCGATCGCGGCCACCGCGCGCTCCAGGACGTGTGCGACGCGCGCATCGGCGACGCCCCCCGCATCGGCGCGAAGGCGGCGCAGCTCGGCGAGGTCTGCGCGATGGGGCTGCCGACCCCCGGCGGGTTCGCGGTGCCGTTCTTTCACTACCTCCGGCACCTCTCGCGGCACCACCTGGCGGACGGGCTCGACGCGATGCTCGCCGACGACACCTTCCGCTCCG
Above is a genomic segment from Sandaracinaceae bacterium containing:
- a CDS encoding DUF4215 domain-containing protein, producing MMELSPLRGGLTLGVFFLLTSLALPVAAQDMDGDGVPDSRDVCPTTSMGLSVDGAGCDAYCEVVDATTDVFLRSRLLEVGTAAAASFGASTVPPAGWHARAPGGRLGFVADPDRTDWMSYKGDFFVPGTPEEGFGMSVGGTSYFNSTLMSENGIPGGFTGTRAECRPLVCGQRGGGAVFWSGTRAGIDVDHTYSVLNEGLFILVEVTLTNTNVLPRTVTYFRNVDPDNMQPVTGDYDTQNTIVSQGDGSATSIAHVSATTTGPDSYLALISNDPDARVSTGGFSNRSGNAIWDCTGPGFLCATGATRFADEAVSLAVRKTIPGGGSVTFSYAYTLDAVEVATASACTTPSTCGDSVIEGTESCDDGNTMPGDGCDSSCAIETGYACMGSPSMCAPICGDGMVLMGEGCDDGNTMPGDGCDASCAVETGYACSGMPSMCSEVCGDGVVTMGEGCDDGNTMPGDGCGMGCTVESGYSCMGSPSSCMEVCGDGVVTMSEGCDDSNTTGGDGCSATCGVEPGYSCAGSPSACGEICGDGLVVGAEGCDDGGILPGDGCSATCTVEPGYGCMGAPSMCSPVCGDGAIIAPETCDDANTTGGDGCSASCMTEPGFVCTGAPSSCARCVDTMAGMGTDLGCMMASPYCIGSGTSAFCASCEDDTSGGTDLGCGAAAPVCDTSGAPTHVCVACEDDATGTGVDNGCSAATPVCGTTMAGAPGCFECAIDDHCGVGTVCDPSGSCVPGCTDDTDCAGTPATPVCDVSTRMCAECLTAAECAGTEICGAMNTCESIDTDGDLVPDERDDDDDNDGIPDAEEIDPALLGDSNGNGILDYEDAALVMCTDAGGDGVCDELPMSIDFDGDGIANHLDLDADGDGIADLVEGGGVDMDGDGRADAYVDADGDGLHDPYLAAPLPLPSSDGDASPDFLDRDADGDGLSDTLEAGGTDVDGDGVPDGATDGDGDGIADALTGAGALPTPDTDGDMTPDYQDLDADGDGIVDATEGTDADADGTPDITPVGADTDGDGIDDAFDVDCVDAADCGGVIGAIAPLPNRDGEGPADWRDLDSDGDGITDGVECPMPASCADSDMDGTPDYLSSDADGDGIDDAIEGHDADFDGVADTTPSGVDTDGDGLDDAFDADCVDAAACGGVIGVPAPTPDLDMDGTPNFQDPDDDGDGMTTATERQDAMDYTGPATDPTDIDEDGLPNWYDDDTDGDGASDRTESGGDRDEDDNGILDYMDPTFSPADTDMDGVIDSVECPAPASPAAGDCPDSDGDGMPDYDDTDDDGDGIPTADEEAAGPDSDGDGVPNRLDLDSDDDGIADSVEGAGDTDGDGRGDAYDLDADGDGLLDVVEGGGASFDADGDGRIDDDADADGNGFADVVDMGAGGTALPVPDTDMDGTPDFQDTDSDGDGAPDATEAHDADGDGVPDVTPSGMDTNGDGLDDAYDPTLDGTAATNPDTDGDGIIDVLDVDDDGDGIHTRFEGPPTQDTDGDGTPDYLDPDDDGDGVPTADENGDPNGDGNPDDAQDGDGDGIPDYLDPEDDGPVTGGGLSGGALCAATPGRGSLPAGIFLALAMAGLFLRRRR
- a CDS encoding family 10 glycosylhydrolase, with protein sequence MRLSLMGLVLLASCNAGPEPHPPDAGGGFDARVEDAGPAEDAQARVDAEPPTEDTVVVAHTREVRGAWIATVWNINWPSRTGLSAAAQQAEMERLLDAAQAAGLNAIFLQIRAEADAFYNSPHEPWSRFLTGTQGVDPGYDPLAFAIEAAHARGLELHAWLNPYRALTTTDTSVAAADHVVNARPEVVRRYGRYHWIDPGSEAGLAHTLAVIRDVLERYDVDGVHFDDYFYPYPESGWTFDDDASYAAYTSAGGTLARDDWRRDNVHRMVAAVHDLVAELRADVRFGISPFGIYRPGMPEGIRGLDPVAALFADPMRWMQEGWIDYVAPQLYWPTTRSGQAYDRLLAWWADRAAEHGRTLLIGNYLAQLGSDAEWSLDELRTQVSLTQAEPDAQGNIYYHIDPVDEDRMGFASMLAEDFYARPAASPALVDATGTVDAPTVSVSGADVTVTASGALRSFAAYREVDGAWQLERLVPAATPAFTLWRGRWAISAIDRRGLESRGRVVEISVGDPPTEPPPPGGAACTHSFGGRYAHTACSASYQCCDGAWAMIDAGCGACLCVETTGETGCGL
- a CDS encoding TIGR03790 family protein translates to MRRSLAVLLVCLAPASAHASPGPDSVVVIANADVPESVALAERYVRERGVPRAQLCLLSLPEADTISLAEYEAALLEPLRACLEAGGVRARIEAALLIRGVPLRVNIPVGAAEQVVSTAAALSLWDSAMTDGAPVLGQPPGRSADCGASMCLTATWRNPYLRGLAFEPGFEVEDRGVVWRPILVTMLHARSYADAERLLDSALEGEAMAPPSGEYLFMEGRDPARGALDIQYDGVIGQLEARGFTATRVPFEADLTGRTLAAFFTGTATLGETIEGNTYLPGSVVDNLTSFGAVPRNFEETGESQVSIARWVERGVAGVHGTVAEPLNNCFPSRDLLVSYVDGATLAEAFHGQLPFVYWRNLVLGDPVAAPHALRPELTVEGVTEGARLDGAVTLTVDATDPGARGVASIVAYLDGVEVARADGDRLEHCLAVPEGEDHHLLVVARAAEDPTLARPYQPKGWRSLTFDSAGGATECGADVDAGAVVDGSISGDAGASADGGLSGADAGCSCRVMPRGPRSPIALLALAGLLLLRARDRRR
- a CDS encoding MarR family winged helix-turn-helix transcriptional regulator is translated as MSGAASKIADGLVRLSRVLRKDAWAEAGARGITPTQGQILALVASAAEPPRLGDVARALGIKPATASKAVATLLEKELVAKHRAADDARALALSLTAAGRREAKRVSRWPDAVAAVVGTLDAEEQAVLLRTLVKIIRRLQLRGDLEARTCAGCAHFRPFVHEGAAPHHCAFVDAPLGDADLRVDCADQAPPPRDVASDIARRFLRVVG
- a CDS encoding protoglobin domain-containing protein, whose protein sequence is MSDTTIPGYRHGDATLDAPIPLTDLERMKKTALFGEEDERALRAAGEILGPRVEAILDVWYGFVGSQPHLLASFSKPSGPPDAAYLDAVRKRFGQWIRDTTAARYDQRWLDWQIEIGRRHHRMKKNQTDGADASAHIRYVDLIPLVYPIFATVRAFLEEGESDAAKVDAMHHAWLKALLLTVTLWSQPYVRAEDF
- a CDS encoding TlpA disulfide reductase family protein, producing MRAGERVPEWDVTRWLNGEVGALESLRGRVVVVHAFQMLCPGCIYRGLPQAMRLAKELDPKRAVVLGLHTVFEHHEAMREVSLEAFLSELRVPFPVGVDRHEEGAARPITMRRWDLRGTPSTVIVDGEGRLAHQSFGAEDDLELGLRIGGLLERASSCDALGCVAE
- a CDS encoding PEP/pyruvate-binding domain-containing protein, producing MRRLPPLLVLLAVACAGPQSALRSGGPLTSEPEIPPAQQTTAPPAERLASSHRIDDARTWARLAARPETETFAHTEIVKFLIDLQDERRIWFTDTERFEIHYHFARDVLHVSESHGDFNVREYRRPERRFVMGTLVHYLDPDLWALEMVAGDNLDGPRVLEAFEQVRGAVYFGDRLRYRAISPLHERRTAELGERLPRVSATEVFRGVRYQPLTEGVAFGTLRFIRGPLDTAAVLPTDILVLEQLPDEIPVVSAVISQELQAPLGHLAILCATRGTPNMGLREALSAPALSALEGQLVRLDVAAQEHAIRPATRDEAERSWAARRPSQALTPQIDRGHRALQDVCDARIGDAPRIGAKAAQLGEVCAMGLPTPGGFAVPFFHYLRHLSRHHLADGLDAMLADDTFRSDPRARAENLAQLRAVIERSAVDPALLRDLRRRIAAFPGEPRVIFRSSTNAEDLPGFTGAGLYRSIVVSGGASEAEIADALRRVWASVWLSGAYEERDWYRIDHREVAMGVLIQPFVDGAVANGVAITANPFYEARPGYFINAQALGGSVTGAGGDEIPEQHLIYTYADDGPELELVSRSTRGDGALLLGEPELMQLHDALRRLDFALTPYWSGRANSVDVEFLVAGADRRVVILQARPFCVRYTEGQRARHHAERGACPPRAYPPARP